A stretch of the Mycobacterium sp. ITM-2016-00317 genome encodes the following:
- a CDS encoding acyl-CoA dehydrogenase gives MDFQFSEEQVLLRDTTREMLSRTYDPESRLKTLDTELGWSRDVWKQLAEIGVLGLGFDEDAGGQLEVLVVLTEIGRRLAPEPVLHAALGPGALIADAGTEQQRALLDEVAAGERLLAFAHLEPGMRLPTAKVTTTAVSDGGSWTLRGTKNPVLAGDAADTLVVSAALPDGGTGLFLVDGAAVQRTPYRTFDGQRGAQIDFDGVAAEPLGEAVDASEAISRALVRISAGLCAEALGAMEEALRLTSEYLTQRKQFGVTLSKFQTLTQRAADMYVSLELARSMTFYANMSVADGDLDPAKAARAKLQIGRSGRHIAQESIQLHGGIGVTAEYPVSHYAARLTAIDHTLGSSQDQLHVLIGQLGDYEVVAL, from the coding sequence ATGGATTTTCAGTTCAGTGAAGAGCAGGTCCTGCTCCGCGACACCACCCGCGAGATGCTCTCGCGCACCTATGACCCGGAGAGTCGCCTCAAGACGCTCGACACCGAACTCGGCTGGAGCCGGGACGTGTGGAAGCAGCTCGCCGAGATCGGCGTCCTCGGCCTCGGTTTCGACGAGGACGCCGGCGGGCAGCTCGAGGTGCTCGTCGTACTGACCGAGATCGGCCGCCGACTGGCGCCGGAACCGGTGCTACACGCCGCGCTCGGCCCGGGTGCGCTGATCGCCGATGCCGGAACCGAGCAGCAGCGCGCCCTTCTCGACGAGGTGGCGGCCGGCGAGCGGCTGCTGGCCTTCGCCCACCTGGAGCCCGGCATGCGCCTGCCGACGGCGAAGGTGACCACGACCGCTGTCTCCGACGGTGGCTCGTGGACGCTGCGCGGCACCAAGAATCCGGTGCTCGCCGGTGACGCCGCCGACACCCTGGTGGTCAGCGCAGCCCTGCCCGACGGCGGCACCGGGTTGTTCCTGGTCGACGGCGCCGCGGTTCAGCGCACGCCGTACCGCACCTTCGACGGCCAGCGCGGCGCGCAGATCGACTTCGACGGGGTCGCCGCCGAACCGTTAGGTGAGGCCGTGGACGCCTCTGAGGCGATCTCCCGTGCGCTGGTGCGGATCTCGGCGGGTCTGTGCGCCGAGGCGCTCGGCGCGATGGAGGAAGCGCTGCGCTTGACGAGCGAATACCTCACGCAACGCAAGCAATTCGGCGTCACGCTGAGCAAGTTTCAGACGCTCACCCAGCGTGCCGCCGACATGTACGTGTCGCTGGAGCTCGCCCGCAGCATGACGTTCTACGCCAACATGTCCGTCGCCGACGGCGACCTCGACCCGGCGAAGGCGGCACGGGCCAAGCTGCAGATCGGCCGGTCGGGCCGCCATATCGCCCAGGAGTCGATCCAGCTGCACGGCGGCATCGGGGTGACGGCCGAATACCCGGTCAGCCACTACGCAGCGCGGCTCACCGCGATCGATCACACGCTGGGGTCCTCCCAGGACCAGTTGCACGTGCTGATCGGGCAGCTCGGTGACTACGAGGTCGTCGCCCTCTAG